A stretch of Bradyrhizobium sp. AZCC 2262 DNA encodes these proteins:
- a CDS encoding cyclopropane-fatty-acyl-phospholipid synthase family protein: MDRLLRYFLSQFIRRGTMTFTTASGGTFTCGDGTGPSVSARFLTQRTQRRILLNPELALGEAYMDGTFVVENGTIADVLGIVLDQPEMVPHWAKLQWWLRYFGRHARQFNWRGRAKNNVAHHYDLDGRLYSLFLDADKQYSCAYFETPDATLDDAQLAKKRHLAAKLLIGRGNRVLDIGSGWGGLGIYLAEMTGADVTGITLSSEQLLSSNARAAEKNLTESARFLPSDYRDIAGPFDRIVSVGMFEHVGIDFYETYFRRCAELLSDDGVMVLHSIGRSTGPDVTSPWITKYIFPGGYIPAVSEVIPAIEKAGLLVCDIEILRLHYAETLKAWRDRFMARREEAVRLYDERFARMWEFYLAASEMSFRKQNLMNFQIQLTKRQGIVPMTRDYITREEARLRGMELGKQPRLQLAGE; encoded by the coding sequence ATGGATCGGTTGTTGCGTTATTTCCTGAGCCAGTTCATTCGCCGCGGCACGATGACCTTCACGACCGCGAGCGGGGGAACGTTTACCTGCGGGGACGGAACCGGCCCATCGGTGTCGGCGCGGTTCCTTACCCAACGAACACAGCGCCGTATTCTCCTCAATCCCGAGCTCGCCCTCGGCGAAGCCTATATGGACGGCACGTTCGTGGTCGAGAACGGCACCATCGCGGACGTGCTGGGGATCGTGCTCGATCAGCCCGAAATGGTGCCGCACTGGGCCAAGCTGCAGTGGTGGCTGCGCTACTTCGGACGGCACGCCAGGCAATTCAACTGGCGCGGCCGGGCGAAAAACAATGTCGCCCACCATTACGACCTCGATGGGCGGCTCTATTCCCTCTTCCTCGACGCCGACAAGCAATATAGTTGCGCCTATTTCGAAACGCCGGATGCAACGCTCGACGATGCCCAGCTCGCCAAGAAACGCCACCTAGCCGCCAAGCTCCTGATCGGGCGCGGCAACCGTGTGCTCGACATCGGCTCCGGCTGGGGCGGCCTTGGCATCTATCTCGCCGAAATGACCGGCGCCGACGTCACCGGCATCACGCTGTCGTCCGAACAATTGCTGTCCTCGAATGCCCGCGCCGCCGAAAAGAACCTGACAGAGTCGGCAAGATTCCTGCCGAGCGATTACCGCGATATTGCCGGTCCGTTCGACCGGATCGTGTCGGTCGGCATGTTCGAACATGTCGGCATCGACTTCTATGAAACCTATTTCCGGCGCTGCGCCGAGCTTCTCAGCGACGATGGCGTCATGGTGCTGCACTCGATCGGCCGTTCCACGGGCCCCGATGTGACGAGCCCCTGGATCACGAAATACATCTTCCCGGGCGGCTATATCCCCGCCGTGTCCGAGGTCATTCCCGCGATCGAGAAAGCGGGCCTGCTGGTCTGCGACATCGAAATCCTGCGGCTGCATTATGCCGAAACGCTGAAGGCCTGGCGCGACCGCTTCATGGCGCGGCGCGAAGAGGCGGTGCGCCTCTATGACGAGCGTTTTGCCCGCATGTGGGAATTTTACCTGGCGGCTTCGGAAATGTCGTTCCGGAAGCAAAACCTGATGAACTTCCAGATCCAGCTCACCAAGCGCCAGGGGATTGTGCCCATGACGCGGGATTACATTACCCGGGAAGAAGCAAGGCTGCGCGGAATGGAACTCGGAAAACAGCCGCGGCTGCAGCTGGCGGGCGAATAG